Within Rhododendron vialii isolate Sample 1 chromosome 12a, ASM3025357v1, the genomic segment TTTTCCTGCTGTATGGGTTGTCCTTGTTTAGGGGTAGAGGGACGTCCTTGGAGAATCCATAGGTAATGCTATCGTCAACCATCAGTAAATTCTTTTTGCAGATTACGAAATGGTATCGCaaattttcatttgattttgtcTAATTGTCATGCATTGCAGTCTACAAGGGCAAACGTCTGCTGCAATTTCTACGATTTCCCAGCCTAATAATACTGTATGAATGAATAATTGAATCGGATGATCTAAAGAGGGCACAGAAGataaagttattttcttttgttgcatTTGATGCTCCACGATGTAAActgattatttattttatttttattttatttttaattccaGCCTGTGTAGCTTGTTCACTTCTGATACTTGCGGAATttgatggaattttttttattttcctttcggaAGCTGTACTTTTAATATACGGCCTTCTATAATTGGAGACGCTTTGAGTGGTATAGATTCAAGATTTCCGCTGAGTGGTATGGATTCAAGATTTCCGCTAAATAGGACTTGAAATTAGGCAGTTAGAGCATGAATATGTGGATATTTACGTGCATAATTTTGTGTACACGCAATTGGGTTTTGGTGCGTTTATGGATTCAAGATTTCtgataatgttttcaaaatgcTAATTCTGAGTTTCTAACCTTAACCCAACCTTAGGTTATTTTGTTTCAGTGGTAAAAAGACTAAGAACAAACAAAAGCAAATGACTAGAATCGGAGTCACTATGAATAAAGGaggagaaaatgagaaaaactgCTAAGCGGAACGGGATCTTAGTAATTATAATTTATAAGCAACCTTCTTGTGAATCAACACGATTGacttcgttaaaaaaaaaaaaacaaccaaaaagaccAGCACGTTCGAAAAAGGCATTTATATACTAAAAGTAGACTAAAACGATGTCATATTATTACTAGTATTATCCACACTAAGGCCTCcattggagaaatttttcggtattgggtgggtaccacgtggccaTGCACACGTAATGCTCGAGCAGCTCATTCAAACCGTCCAAACATGTATTTGgcggctcagattgaaactctttccctcctctcaccccaacactctctccccttttttttttcctccaaatccACTTTGTCTaaaaccgaaatggacggcccggatgcgCTGCTCGGACACTACGTGGAGCCCACTCAGCACCCAAACTCCTTTTTGACCAAGTCTTTTAAATGGTTTCtcattatttttacttttactaaattcgggtcaaatttttatggattaatTGCTTGtctcgagaaaaaaaaatcaaaaaaatataaaaatatatgccaaattcaaaattactaAAGACAATCTTTGTCTTTAGCATCATTTtatagggaaatgatattgtcactctaaaaattgatgcagacactccaaaaacaaaagaaaatggcattagaattacattgattttggagtgtctgcatcaatttttagagtgttaATATCATTTCCCCATTttatatgaatatatatattttaaacttTCGTTTAAGTTAGTGTAAACAGGAACATCACGATGCTTAACAGAAACTGAGTTCTCGTTGCTACAGCAGCTCGCCACACCACCAGGCGTCACTGTTCACTCGGCAGCCCTCTCTTTCAGCGCCTTCACGGCCACTAGATCCACTTCGGCGGAGGCGGCGTGGAATGAATGCGAGGGTTGGGGAAACCACCGTTTTTTTACCCAATTCCAGCTGCTATAGAGGCATTATCTCTTCGCACAGGCTTCTCCGGCGTCGTTGAGAGAAGGTGAAGTGTGTGATTTTGGTTCGCAAAGGGTCTaattaattttggttttttcgtTTGGTGAAGCGATTCGATCTGTTTTGGCCGGTGAACTGTTTTGAATCTTTAATCTGATTTTTGGTCGGTGAAGTGTTTTGGCAAAAGAAGCTCTTCAGTATTGTCATTCACCTAGATCAGTTGTAATCCATATGATGTATTTTTCTTCCTATGTTTACTATTTTTACTTtggttctatttttttcatttattctgGTCTTGATTTCCCTTACCAGTGATGAAGGGAgctaacttcttcttcttctttttccctggTACAACAGAAATAGTTAAAACATTAAGGAGATAAAGTATTACAGACCTGAATCATAAAGATAAAATAGCTTACTAAGGACACCATCCTCCAGAAGTACAAGACACTTACACTTGGAGATGACCTATCCCCAGGGAATCGTTACGGCTGAAAGGCATAGTGGCTGCCAGAATCTCGTACGTTATCGCCAGATCTTCTTCTTGTTCAGCTCACCTTACTTGGAGATGACCTATCCCCAGTGAATCGTTACGGAAGAAAGGCATAGTAGCTGCCAGAATCTCGTACATTATCGCCAGATCTTCTTCTTGTTCAGCTCCAATGTGAGCAAGGTTGTCAGCACATTGGTTGGCCATTCGGTACACatggtttagagagagaaagaagtcTAGAGAGAAGGGGGAGAGGAAGAGTCGCTCCCAAGTCTACATTACAGATCCGGTGCTTGATAAGATCAGCTTGGAGTCTTCAATCAAAGCTGCATATTGATGTGAACTTGCATTTCtccatcactgttaagtgttgAGCTTATTTGGTTATTGCAGTATTTTAAGTAGATAAGCAAGGGAACCGCACAGGTTCTAAAGCACATAAATGTACATTTTCCCCATAAAACTTTACAAGAAAGGATGAATAAGTGAAAGGAGTTTCAAAGGAGGGTTTAGGATTCAAAACTCTGGATTGCACATTGTAGATTTTTGTGTTAAAaatcgtaaaaaaaaattggatgagATATCCAGTATCTTTGGGAGCATAATCTGAAAAATACAGACAACCAGCAAGTCTTGCATTGTGGATGATGATGTGATGCTTGCTGGTGGTTTCAAGTCCGTTGCAGTTCGACTTGGATGCCAATTGCCAAGGCAATTGGAAATGGTGGTTGATGGTGCGCGGTAGAGGAACAAATATGGGCATAGCCAAGTGGGTGGCCACGAATACAGGGCGTTCATCATGGAAAGAATGGCAAATGCTCCATATTCGCTTTATCAGCATCACATGGACTGGAAGCGCTGGCAATGTCCGGTAGCAATCATATTCCGATGGGCCCAACAAGGCAACATAATCAACCCAACCGTAGCTTATTTTGTTTCAGCAGTAAAAAGACCAAGGACAGACAAAAGCAAATGACTAGAATCGGGAGTCGCTATGAATAAAGGAGGAGAAAATGAGAAACAGTCATGCTGGTGCACTGAAGTTACTGTTGCATGTGAAATAACAGCCCTAAAATGTTTCGTACAAGTATTTTTGGATTCTATGGGTACCACTTTTCCAATAATAAATTACTCTGTGGGTCAGATGTAAATTATGCTATAGAAAGGGGTGCAAAATCGAATTTCCACGTACATACGGTTAATTAAGGCGGTTCAAATTGCCCGGGTAAGAAAAAGTTGGGGGACCAAGTTCTGGTCTGATGTGGTCTAGATTTGGGCCAATGTGGGCCCATTTTATTgatgatcggaaccgtttatATCACGAAGACGATATTCttgtaagaaaaaagaaatttaatcgCACCGATAACAATGGTTAACACTCTCATTTGTAAAGGACaaaatgaatgaaaagttaagaTGGTTTATTATGTCCTCCTGATTTGAGCTCAGTCTGTTGGGCTTAAAtcagtacctccatatggttaGGAGAAGAGGGTCTTGGGTGGTCATACCGGTGTACCCAACAAACATATTCTGTTTGACATTGTTATTTGTGCCCGATCAACCTAATCTTTCCCAGAaacctgttttctttttccgtaaaaaatataaacgatttcgatcattattGATAAACCGAAATGGACCCACAATGACTCAACTAGACCATACTGAACGATGATGTACTCACTGTACCAGAACTTGGTCCAAGTTGGCGTCTGGCTGTGGTGCTCCCAAGCGGTTTGGGAGCACCATACTCCCATTCTCTCTGAGCCGTCAAATGCTATGGATTTAATCTCAGCCATTAATATAAAACTTCCACCCTCTCTCATTCACCTCCTACTCCCGGTTACCTCTGGCACTTAAAAACTTTCCCAAGCCCTTATCCTTTGCCCTTCCTCCCtcccgcctctctctcctcacgccTCCACAGTCAAAAGAGGCAAAAACTCCATAGCTCCCCAAATGCAGCTCTACAACTCCTCTTCCCAACCACAGCTCTACTGCTCTTTCTCTCCATAGACACCTAGAcgcctctctttctcctctgctcctctttttttttttttatcagttcTCTGCTCCTCTGAACAATGGTGGAAACCTCCTACACCTACTGACCTCCACAGCCTTAAGCCAACGACaaggtaactctctctctctctctctctctctctctctctctctctctctccattgacaACAATGGGTTTACTCCTAGTCTGCCATACTAGGGTTAAAAATGGGTTCGTAAACCTGCAACCCTTTGACAGCCAAGATTAAATTGAAAGTATCTTTCCCTGCCAGTGAATCACGTGGTTCAGTAGAAATTGCGAGAAAACAGGCGTGAATGTGTTCCGGTTACTtgcataagcaaaataaaagatatttgagagaaaaagaaattgcaATGTACAGCATATTTTTTACGTAaaattgttttgcattttttgtcaCCATTGTTTCATGCCTAATCCTTTAACCACAATTTGCCAATTACTAAGCAGATTTCAGTGGGAACTAACTCTCTCTCCTAACATTCTGAGCCAATATTCTATGCTAATTAGAAATGGTGTTGTAGTTAATTCCAACGTTCCCTTCCAGCTGAGATGACTTGGATATTAATGACTTCTTCCTAAAAGTTGCATGTTGATGCTGAATATGATGAATCTTAATACTAATGACatctagtttttgtttgtagtcATTCATAGCACTAACTGTCAATATGGTGGATCTAGTCGATATACAGGGATACTCGAAGAATTGGAATGGGTGTACATCCCAATCAATGATAACAACATTCATTGGTTTATGTGTGTCGTAAATTTCAAACATGCAATTGTATATGTACTTGATTCATTACCTTCTCTGAGCAAACTCAAAGTACAAAACGAGAAGGTCCTTCGTGTGCTTCAATACTTGGATGATCTAATTCAACACTTGGGGAATAATGGATGTGTCAAGAAAGCCCATAAGCTACCAATTAAAAGACTGAAATGGCTTCCAATTCAAGAACCAGGTAGCGATGATTGTGGTGTGTACACTGCCAAGTACTTTGATTTGAAGCAATTTAATGAGGAAGAAGCCGCTAAGGTATGAAATTAGTCTTTTTATTCATCTTATGGTTACAATTCGTTTGGGCCACTCATTATTTCTAATCTTTGGTTATTTTATTAAATGTAGTTGAAATTCACTTCTGAAGAGGGTAG encodes:
- the LOC131311821 gene encoding uncharacterized protein LOC131311821, with translation MCVVNFKHAIVYVLDSLPSLSKLKVQNEKVLRVLQYLDDLIQHLGNNGCVKKAHKLPIKRLKWLPIQEPGSDDCGVYTAKYFDLKQFNEEEAAKLKFTSEEGRNNLILDLILCGENIIRNEVIRKAQQKYRNTRRIT